Genomic window (Alnus glutinosa chromosome 9, dhAlnGlut1.1, whole genome shotgun sequence):
aagctaaaGATTATGATGTGCTTTAATAACGTGCGCACCTGACGGTAGATTCGGGGAAGCGTTTAGAGGGCTGGCGTTGGCGGAGCACGTGAAGGTCACCGCCGGGGCAGAACTCGGTCAGGAGACAGAGCCACCGGGGCGCGTCGATGCTGGCATAGAGAGTGGGCAAGAACGGGTGGTCCAACATTTCAAGAATTTCCCTCTCGGTCCTCGCCCGCCCTTCCTTGCTCCGGCTCGCTAGCTCCTTCTTGTCCATCACCTTGGCGGCGAAGAGGCAGCCATCGGAGGACTTCAGCTGGGCGAGGTAGACGGAGCCGATGTCGCCGGAGCCAAGCCGGACAGCGAACCGGATGTCCGATAGACCGAGCTGGAGGGCCGGAGACTCGGACCGGATCCGGTGGATGGCCGACCAGCAGGGGTCGGAGGAGGGCGCGTGGGGCTTGGCGGTGGTGGAGGTTAGCGGGCCGGAGGAGGCCGCGAGAGTGGCCTCGGAGCCGGAGCTGGTGCTGCGGTTGATGTCGGCTGTGGTGGCGGTGGTGGTAGTGGTGGCGGTGGAGGTGAAGCTCAGGCTCTGGAGGTCGTCGGCTAAGTCGTCGAGCCACGGCTCCATTTTACACGGAGATAGAGAGGGAGTGAAACTGTGAAAGAGAGTGTGTGTGTCTCTTTTGTGGAAAAAAGAAGGAACTAAAAGGGAGGTTTTTGAAGGGTGGGGGTGGGACAGTTGGTTGTATGGGTGTTGGGCCGAAAAAGGTGGTTTTGGGCCATGTGGAAGTTCAGCTTTGCCGGGAATTTGGGTAAAGGGTGGGCCGGGTTTATCTAAACATTGCCCAATCATACTCGTTTAGTCGTTTTTATACGGGAGAATAAATATCTAGTGCTAAACAGAAataacaatgttttttttttttagggaataTTACAgctttaaatacttaaaaacaATAGTTTGACCAGAtttattttctatctttttagTTAATtgatattagaatattaattatatgagTAAATTagtaattttctatttttgactACACAATTTACttctcatttcaattatatattttgtgtaTTGAGTTTCACGTAAAGAAAGTATTAAAATATCAATtgaatttttaactttttcattttctgtccGCTTAGTTTTTGAGATAACTTAGGATGTGGCCATTAATTCCACCAACAATCGTTTAGGCATTAGTGTCATTGTTCGAGATCATTTGGGTTATGTGATTGATACAAGAAGTCAGACTAACTATTTTGTATTTGAAAATGTAGCTAAGGATTTTCTGAGCTTTAAAGTTGGGAAAGGTCATGATATATTTCTTTAGTTTGATGCTTGGCACCCGGCTGGTAAGCTTGTTGATATCTATGGATTTCGAATGTTTATGATTCTGGGATTGGCATTGATGCTAAGCTGTCTACTGTTCTGCAATGAAAATTGGATTTGGCCCCCTGCTCGTTCGGAAGCTTTGGTTAATATTCAGAGCCAACTTTCGGGTATTGCCATTGGTGAAGCTGATACTCCTGTGTGGAAGTCTAGAAGGGGAACCTACTCATGTTCGGAGACTTGGAATTCTCTTCGGACTAAAGCCCCTGAGGTCCCTTGGTGGCAGGTTGTGTTGTTTCCGTTAGCCATTCCTCGACATGCTTTCGTGTTATGGCTTGTTTTTAGGAATGCTCTTACTACCAAAGAACGTATGTGTGGCTGGGGATTTACTGGAAATTCATTATCTCGGTTCTATTATGGGTGTCTGGAATCGATTGATCATTTGTTTTTCCAATGTAGTTTCTGTAGAAGAGTTTGGCATCATTTGATGGCTGCTTGTTTTATTTCTAACCCTTGTGTGCACTGGGATGATGTTTTGGTCTGGAGCTGCAATTTGAAGGGTAAAAGTCTGCAAAATATACTCTGTAAACTTTGTTTGGCAGCAGCTATATATCATTTATGGAGGTTGATGAATGACCTTTGTTATGGTAATACTCCTTTGACTGAAGAAGCTCTTGTTGCTTGGATTAAAGGGGATGTTAGAACTCGGGTCTTGTCTAGTAGGAAGCTAAAGAATCTCTTGGGTAGCCTATCACAGCAGTGGCGTTTGTaaaatgttgttgttttgtttctggTTTTAGTTGTTCTGTGGTTTTTGGTTGTGCAgtaatttgttttggttgttaGTATGATGTGTAGAGAGTTTGTTCTCTTATTTGTAAGGTGTATCCAGTGTTTATTGGAGTGATGTTTTCTGttgagtttggtttataaaggcattgattcatcaaaaaaaaaaggtgctagTGGAATCGATAGCTGCCTAAATGCAACAGAGTTTAGCCGTAATTTGGCTCTACAAAGAAAGTATTTTGTTGGGAGGTGCTTCATTGCATGTAGTAACTGCGATCAAGAACAATGGACAAAATTGGAGTTGATATGATCAGATAGTTAAGGGTGCTAAATGCATCTTAAATGGGCTTTGGAAGTGGCAGATTGGTCATACAAAGAGAGATGCAAATTTTGGTGCGCATGGGTGAGTCAAAGGTTGCAATAAAATAAGTCATTAATAGTGTTGAATGGGAGAAATTTCATTGTGTATCTTTGACATTGTAACTAATTTAATTCACCCTCTTTGTTCATCTCTATTGATCAACTCCTTGGTAATAGCATACGTGAATCAAAAGTTCATCCTAGCTAGAAAATAGTGGGGACTTCAGTTAGGGTTTGAAGGGACCTTCACTTCGCCATCTCGATTGGCAGTGGGTGTGGTTTTGGGCATGTTTTAGGGGCAATTGCAATACTTGGATGATGGGTTTTAAAGGGTTAATCATTGGGTGTTTGATGGTTATAGAGGGTTTGAGATTGTAACGCCTCCAATATTTATGCATTTATAATTACTTTGAGGCATTGTTAGACATTAAATTTGCAGTGTAAAATAgctgtaaatatatatttttttcctataaCTATGACATCACATAGATAATGTTTACCATAACACTAAATACGAGCATATTACGTGCATTCATATGTCACCTAATTACCGTTAAAGGATAGAAATTCTTTGCGGTAAATGTAGATTTGTATCCCATAAATCAAGggatttagatgatttgattatcgtaagttaaatgattttttaaccTTAATCCAAGGTTATTAGGCGATAGTCTTCAACTGTAACTTAGATGGTTGAATTCCTGATATACTTTAACATCTCCCTCAAACACATAGTGAAAAGTTGTGGAATcttgagttttatttatttatttatttttattaatagtattttcgtcattgggggacattgataatttttggtaatttatagGAGACACTATcccaattaaaaatttgaagaaaacattATGGTTTTAGTGGTAcgtgactaaaaaaaaaaaaaaagggccttCATTTTGATAACAAAACCTAAAATGTGCAATAAATGGCCATCGGACAGTCCAACAAGAGTAACACTAAAAGGAAAACTCATGTTCTCTTTTGAGTtatctcaaaattgatgtggtttttaaaattaccattagatacatgatagatcactattaaattttgattcaatagtgattttaaaagtcacattaattttaaataatcattcaaaaaaGACGTAAATCTTCTTCCTTATATAAAGCATTGCCCGCCCAACAGTAAACTTTTGGGTTCGGTCTCTCCAAACCATTGTGATAAAAACTagggttaaatttttttttgttccatgtGGTTTAACGactttaaagtttttatttatttattttttaagtttttattattgtaagttttttaatttttaattatacatAAGAACAAGTGTTACTTTTTTAAAGCATGTAACGTAAATTTTCGCCAATTTTTAGATGGAAGTTGGACAGAGGATGTATATACTATCTCTCTCCtcacactacaaaaatcgctgcacttgtgacacgtgtcaaattgtgcaagCGTCAAAAATGGACACgcgtatgaaatacacgtgtccaattggacacgtgtattttatacgcgtgtgcaagtggacacgagtataaaatacttgtgtcaaactggacacgtgtcttaatacacgtgtgcaagtggacacgagtataaaatactcgtgtcgaactggacacgtgtaataagacacgtgtccagtttgacacgagtattttatactcgtgtccacttgcacacgtgtattaagacacgtgtccagtttgacacgagtattttatactcgtgtccacttgcacacgtgtattaagacacgtgtccagtttgacacgagtattttatactcgtgtccacttgcacacgtgtatttttacacgtggcaaattggtattttttgccaaaataaacattaaaaaaaaaatcagtgttgtattaattttttaaaattaaaaaaaaaattaaactcattatcttattaatcatacaaatctttgaaaatacggtgtacataacttatacacataaaattaagtttgaaaagtatatgctatatgtaaattttatatttgaaatttatactttttaggttctttatttatatgtatatagtatactatattgtactatatacataattaaccaaatttggtgctatatatctaattaaaccaaatagttcaaattagggttcagttttgtacaccatctacgtttagaaacaaaaaaaaaaaaatttaaacataacaaagttaaaaaacctataattaatactatatatatagatatgcatgcatgtaaacggtttagaaattatatacagtaacctttttatttatggctatatatagtaattgcaattatttttagaattctgcgctacataatgaattaaatacttatagtttagtccctcatatagtacatatatacatttagggtttatggctatatatagtacatacccttagggttagggtttatagctatatatagtatatacacttagggctagggtttatacctatatatagtatatatacttaggattatggtttatcgatatatatagtatatacacttacggtttgggttttagggtttataggtatatataatatatacacttagggctatgaattataatttaattgattttacgtttaatgaataataatgtcaatatatttttcacgtttcattattgtacacttttaaatatatatatatatatattaaatcatgagcagttcaaaattaaataaaaccgatatatatagtatatacacttaaacttatgatttatagctatatatagtatacatacttagggttagggtttatcgctatatatagtatatacacttagggttagggtttatagctatatatagtatatacttagggttaaggtttatcgctatatatagtatatacacttagggttagggttttatgttgtataggtatatataatatatacacttaaagctatgggttatgatttaattgattttacattttatgaataataatatcaatatatttttcatgtgttattattgtatacttttaaatatatatattaaatcacgaggattagggttagggtttatgactatatacaatacgtaccattaattaggattgtagtttatagctatatatagtctatgcacttagggttagagtttaattttatggttaggttttagtttttattttttatttagctatatgtacggtatatacatttcaggctgcatgggtttatattttttttttatgtggttaaattatatatatatatatatatatatatatatatatatatatatatatatatattttatgcatgcaaatacatttcgggacgtgtatttaaatacaaaataatatatagtacatatacttagggttatggtagtatagtatatatacttatacttagtgtcatgatttaaatttagggtttatatttagttttaatttatagtttatgttttagttttaggtcttagggtttagcaatgtgtacatgcagtacatgcagtgcatacacgttatgggttgcatgggtttatataaaatatatataatatattaaatatatatatataatatattaaaaaaaaattaaaaaaatgacatttggagacgtgtatttacatacacgtccccaattgggcacgtgtactacgtacacgtgtccaattgattggccaggtactgcgcgggagttctcccgcgcgccacctggccaatcttaggatataaattatatttaaattatatattattcaaattatatactttttaaatatattttaaattcaaaattttatatttaatttatataaaagaaatgggtagcttccagaggaagctacccatttcttacgtaattctctctctctctcactctatctctctctctctctctctctctctctctccgtcgagctCTGGCCGGCGACGACAGCCCATTCCGgcgaccctccctctctctcgctctccctagcTCTCTCACCTCCCGTTCCGGCCGGCCAGTACTGTCCGGTAccggccctctctctctctctctctctctctctctctagctctctctctctctcagctctcgCCACTGTCCCCCGCCACTGCACAGCCCTCGCGTCCGTTCAAGGTATTCCCTCCACTTCCggcctctcactctcactcatcttctcaatctctctctctctctctctctctctctctctctctcggtttacagTGCATATCTAACATTttgagctttaattttttttttttttttttttttttctgtcaaaaattccaggtacacgtacaagcttgcactacaaaaatcactgtgagttatttttatttttgttttcaattttttgctataagtttgtatattttattaattttttttgtgatatttgtataatttttttcattgtctagtttgtggaaatatggaatatatacttgcagattttttattactgattttttattactgaatcATTGTCTAGTTGGTGGAAATATGGAAAATATGGAATATGGAAATATGGAATTTATTggtgattatatttaatttttttttaaaaaaaactcttgatgtgaggatatttgagatatattttagtgtgctactatggatttaatgtgctattgtgaattttggtatttttatgaagtggcaaaaagaaaaaatatccgctatcatcttaattttataaaaatatgatcgtgagcaataatggcaaagtaaaattaaaatacaaaattataatcaacatattgtgctatgaatatatataaattgtggggaaaataaattgtgctactaatatatataaattgtggtattttcgggaaaaaaaaaaaacaaaaaaacaaatattccactgtccaccatttacaatcatattcgtaaaaaaaaccttaaaacaaacgtcataaatcatcaattgcgacgaatttgttttttatcttccatttttaacgttaactattcatgtgaagagactacatatttataagaagaatttggtatcttcagataaaaaaactcaaaaaaaaaatactaaaatttctctcatatgcatatataaactttatatcctaaaatcataaccataaaaccaacacaataataatggtacaacctaccatgagtgcgtaccgctcgtactagccactgatgacctacctgatacgaatgatgaattcgagtacgacaggcccgacgttgatccgattgaagctcctgtgatacaatgattgatgtatttcttgtgagtataattagcttgaactcaacacacttgactgatatataaattgtttgtacaattcgcttgaactgaataagggtttctattatttgcataaatttcgttgtataatttgcatattcattaaaaatatattacaaaaaatattctaattaatttgtctacatttattcgcaggtattgatggaccagggacgccatccttatgcatatcgggcacctcgcccacccgtgccccccatgaccacgcccactgattcgatgccagtatatactgcggcgtggccaccccacccagacggggcttatagaccattgttgccgggtatggtggccgtgcccacgtcagatcacgggcagaccagcacagctggagttggcagctctccattgtcggagctgccgacattatctcagatagggttcacccaaccgggtaacgcctatcgatggtgggtgcaagagggggtggggtcacagggttatgcgccgtactttccgtatacgtatagtcgacctatgacgtgtaaccctgatagtgagacgcaggattgtagatttccactgtcacagaccggggagatgcagatgccggctgtggggttgggacagataccggcacaggcggcgatgcagggccagattttggggccgagacagatgccagcatcgggggcgagtcagggcccggggcatgtagagaggCAGATGCCGTtacctggtgagagccagatgccgctttccggtgagagtcagatgccgctttccggtgagagtcagatgccagatgtgggggggagccagactacccatgaggaggacgttgcgatgttgggtaccgatcagttggcccccggtagccctcagggtatggattcagatgatgatcagcatcctccaccagccggagaggttggcgaggaggttgcaggcgacccagcgacgcaGCACATAGGGACtgggcagattcggttgatgggtaagtacatatgtagacatccttaaaactcatattatgttaccaaaatattttttttggtttggaaaaaaataactatttgattacattttgtttatatatgtgtgtgtgtgttatttagtgttaaccaattaaattaatgttgaatatattttttcattagggtacaacccagacgggaccatttattatgaggtgattgacgacccagcgagaaactgggtgctcccgagggggaagaaggttgtattgcagtacaatgctgctatacaacctgtaggacgagcctgcaatcgttttcggcgggaagtgggcaagatgatcaggagtgggtcctacatacacatgcgggacgaatgggcgagggtaaataggcagattaagcaggcaatgtggaacgcactgatggtatgtttatgaatataatttaattatttatttgaattaaacttgagcttaatgtttaggttgaagtttttaaacctataatgctttgattgaaatgtgcaggaggagttctatctacctgtatcagttgacatgcgcagggcacaacaggaggcgtggaatgatattggacgtaagcaccgcttgtggaagtcgaggttcaaaacccaactaggaattggagacggtgacacgcccgagagtatccgtgcgagaatgccggagaaattttttgagcagtatgatgcagaagatgtagaattcctgctgagagattggtgcagagagcataaaatcgtatgtaggccaaaaaattgtcaactattttttaataacagttcatttaattttagttttaatttaagtgtgtcaattgttacatgtttactttcatgttcaatgcgtaggcaacctctgaacggatgaagaggttgcgggagcggaatgacctaccccattgtgcgggatctaaaagttatgccagatttaatcacgaggaggtaattaaatatatatgtttatgtttttaatatttgttggtaattgtttttctttttctttttctttaaactatttttatcgctatctgtttgttatatatgtcaactgcatgacgacaggcatgtacatctggcacgccccccactcgcgccgcgtcgttcgtgaagacccacacaaagaaggacggcactttcctgaacgaccgtacacgggtcttatgcgtatgctactgatttagtttactaatatttttaaattatgtgtgatatgtcattattcaatatatgactttttcatgttgacgacgtacaggagaggatgacgcagagtttagccagtgatccagccgccacgcaaagcgtctccgcagacacggtgcgttgggcaccgaacgacgcttacgaacaggcgattgggaggcctgagtatgcagggagggttcggcaggttggcccgaacgtcacacctgttcgagggacatgtttttcatataggcctcggtcacaggggggaccatctcaggggacgtctcgggattgggccgaacagtctcggaagatggaagagatgcaagcggagctacatgctgagcgagcgaggaatgaccgtttggagcagcgcgtgcaacagttcgacggcatagagcagcgcttgcgagagatggaggtcttcatgtcctccatggcagtaccagcaccatgtgttggtaatcaatcttctcctgcacacgtaggtagtacgtcgtccgttggtagtgcatctgcaggtatggtttatattgtgtataggacaaaattaatttcaatttgttttcattacccctttaattttgcaagtaatattatatactttaattgtctatattatttgcaggtaattcgacaacggttggtacgttgtcgcctgttggacgacagctgagccagcactccactgtcgctacaccttcgcccgctacaccattcattgcgcagcaatcgccggtgggcgagaacacgcctgggacggtacctcgtgattcgcagagacgcctttcagatttgtagatattttgtgtaattattttttgttcgtaaatatttgcttgttaacgaatatgttattaattatttgtttgtgtagtatgatttcgtgttggttttgggtaaaataaatgctGCGTTATCTGTGgtcgaaaattacaaaatttgaaaaattcaaaaaaaaatttaattaacccaaataaattttataaaacaataaaaaatttattttttttaaaaaaaaaactaaattcagttttttatttaattaaaatttttatttaattttttaattgtatttttaatttaattaaaaacattttgacacgtgtatcggaatacacgggtcaaatttgacacgcgtattccgatacacgtgtcaaaatgttttgacacgcgtattggaatacgcgtgtctaatttgacacgtgtattccaatacacgtgtcaaaacattttgacacgcgtattggaatacgcgtgtcaaatttgacacgtgtattccgatacacgtgtcaaaatgtgcagtttgtaacatgcacatttgacacgcgtaatacgcgtgtcaaagtacacgtgtctaaatgtttgacacgtgtacgacactgtacacgtgtcaaactgcacgtggctatttcATACCATTTTTGTAGTGTCACCCATAATTGAGGTACTATTTACAATGCAAAATAAACCATACATAAAAAGGCAAAAATTAATACCGTTAATTAAACCGCCTAGATcataggtatttaaccctaagaactaatcaATTCacacacctatatatatatatatatatacaaagccATTTTCCATGTGCTACGTACTAAATATAACACGTACGTAGTACTATTAaaaccactatatatatatcataaattcGTAATAACATTCGTGGTTGATATCCCAACTATAATATATCGAGGTCCAAATGCATCCCGATCGATGGATCGATCAATCAAGTCCATGCATGtcaaataaaagaatttgaTAATTGTACGTGCTGCTTCGCTTTAATCTTACACTTGGCTATTCAAGTCCCAAAACTGCCTCATTGTCGGACTCAACATAAACACAGggacataaattaattaaccatGCATATATCTACGTACGTCATCGATCACCTTCTCCGATTGTTTTCTTCATATGTCGCAACCAAGAATGCCTAATAAACTTAACATCGATCAGATTCCTTTCTGCCAGAAATATATTGGAGGATCTTTTACATCAAAgttctatacatatatatatgtacgttAATCAATGTTAAAGGCGAAACACAAAAGTTAAGCCTGATAATAATATGAGATAAAATTGATCGAGAAACTTCTATCATCTATTGGCGCGCTAGCTACCTACCTCATTCATGCAATCAATATATGTACGTACGTACGTCTGAAGTTTATCACCACGCTTGAGCCTCAAGTGATCAACTGTTGGGATTCTATACTTAGCGTGTGGAATGGCAGATTAGGTTTTcttcctttgtttctttttttgttcttttttatttattttttctttttaaaaattatatagtCTTTTACACTATCAAACttctattaatatatatatatatatatatgtattaattAAGGTACAACTAAAAACTGAAGGCCAAGTGTCACGTAGCAAAAAAGtagaggagtttttttttttttttttaattaaatagggaaAAGGATTATGTGCGAGGATTCTTACCACTCTtgatccaaaagaaaaagagagtggGAAACAAAAAACCGAAAAAGGGGTAGCTCCCCAACAACAGAAATACAAACAAAGGTTAAGAAATAGGTTAAACAAGTTATTCGATCCTCTTAATTAAGAGGCTGCACGAGGCGATTACAGAAGCAAAAGGGACACAAAAATCTGCACATCATCTTAGAAACAACAACCACCACCGAAAAGAGATTGAAGCGGTAAATGTAATGTCTAAGTCTGAAGTAGGGACTTAAGAGAGAGGGATCAACACATAGATCGATCAAAAGTACCCTCTACAACTGgaaaagaccaagaaaatataagaagacataaacccaaaaaaaaaaaaaaaaatacataataataataataaaaaaaaaatagagaaatacaacaaaacaacaagcaaACAGCAGCAGTGGCCGGAGTAAGGATGGCAGCACGCAATGACCAGTGCATGGAGGACACACTCCGACAAGTGGATCTCACATGCCGGCGCATGAGTCATGGTTTATAGAGCATtatgagcatatatatatatatatttcaacttttCTTCATCATCGATCATGATATGCTTTATAtacagggacggagggagggggggcttGCAGGGCCCATGTCCCCTCCccccaatttcctaaaaaaagaaatttttttaggcagaaattttttttttctaaaaaattaaaaaatgtagggtaaaaataaaaatttagcttatttggctcttactaaaaaaatttttttggccATTGGCTCCTActcataagaacttctggctctgtccctatttatatatatgtgtgtgcgcgcgcgacGTGAACTCCTTTAAAAAATGGTCACTTCGTATACCTATTTCTATCGGGTAAATTCTAGACGAACCGAACCCATGCAATTAAGTTTTTCCTCTACACTAGATCAGATAAGACTTCCGCTTCGCGGTTGGGATTAAATTACTTACCACTTAATCAGCCAACTCATTGGTGTTCTTTTCAAGTCAACGATGCGTTACACTTTTATTGCATTGCTTTGTTGAGATAGATatacaaaaaagcaaaaaatggcATCATGACAACAATTAACATGAGTGTTTTTTGCATTGCTTTGTTGACCTATGTCTTTCGTTGAATGACATCTCTAATTCCATAAATATGAGATTGATGGGTGACGTCGAGGGTTGGTGTTCTCTTAGATGCATATATCAGAAACCtgatcaa
Coding sequences:
- the LOC133877397 gene encoding uncharacterized protein LOC133877397, whose translation is MDQGRHPYAYRAPRPPVPPMTTPTDSMPVYTAAWPPHPDGAYRPLLPGMVAVPTSDHGQTSTAGVGSSPLSELPTLSQIGFTQPGNAYRWWVQEGVGSQGYAPYFPYTYSRPMTCNPDSETQDCRFPLSQTGEMQMPAVGLGQIPAQAAMQGQILGPRQMPASGASQGPGHVERQMPLPGESQMPLSGESQMPLSGESQMPDVGGSQTTHEEDVAMLGTDQLAPGSPQGMDSDDDQHPPPAGEVGEEVAGDPATQHIGTGQIRLMGYNPDGTIYYEVIDDPARNWVLPRGKKVVLQYNAAIQPVGRACNRFRREVGKMIRSGSYIHMRDEWARVNRQIKQAMWNALMEEFYLPVSVDMRRAQQEAWNDIGRKHRLWKSRFKTQLGIGDGDTPESIRARMPEKFFEQYDAEDVEFLLRDWCREHKIATSERMKRLRERNDLPHCAGSKSYARFNHEEACTSGTPPTRAASFVKTHTKKDGTFLNDRTRVLCERMTQSLASDPAATQSVSADTVRWAPNDAYEQAIGRPEYAGRVRQVGPNVTPVRGTCFSYRPRSQGGPSQGTSRDWAEQSRKMEEMQAELHAERARNDRLEQRVQQFDGIEQRLREMEVFMSSMAVPAPCVGNQSSPAHVGSTSSVGSASAGNSTTVGTLSPVGRQLSQHSTVATPSPATPFIAQQSPVGENTPGTVPRDSQRRLSDL